Proteins encoded together in one Lysinibacillus sp. FSL K6-0232 window:
- the mnmE gene encoding tRNA uridine-5-carboxymethylaminomethyl(34) synthesis GTPase MnmE, giving the protein MEFDTIAAISTPMGEGAIAIVRLSGDEAVAIADKIFKSPGGKSLTTKDSHTIHYGHLVDPTTNEVVEEVMLSLMRGPKTFTREDVVEINCHGGLVSVNRVLKLALTNGARLAEPGEFTKRAFLNGRIDLSQAEAVMDLIRAKTDRAMNVALGQMDGKLSRLIGDLRQALLQTLAQVEVNIDYPEYDDVEEMTVPVLVEKCTWVRDEIRKLLQTSSQGKILREGLSTVILGRPNVGKSSLLNSLVQENKAIVTDIAGTTRDIIEEYVNVRGVPLRLVDTAGIRETEDIVERIGVERSREALRGADLILFVVNYADELTAEDERLFETIEAMDYIVIVNKTDLPQKIDLARVKELAGEHRIVTTSLLQEEGIAELEEAIAALFFEGQIEAGDLTYVSNARHIALLHQAQATVEDAIAAAQAGVPVDMVQIDVTRTWEILGEIIGDTVQESLINQLFSQFCLGK; this is encoded by the coding sequence ATGGAGTTCGATACAATTGCTGCGATATCCACACCAATGGGTGAAGGTGCCATCGCTATTGTTCGCTTAAGTGGCGACGAAGCAGTGGCAATTGCAGATAAAATATTCAAATCACCAGGTGGGAAAAGTTTAACAACGAAGGATTCGCACACCATTCATTATGGACATTTAGTCGATCCTACAACAAATGAGGTAGTAGAGGAAGTCATGCTGTCATTGATGCGTGGTCCAAAAACATTTACACGTGAAGATGTTGTTGAAATTAATTGCCATGGGGGGCTTGTGTCAGTAAATCGCGTCTTAAAGCTAGCGTTAACAAATGGTGCAAGACTAGCGGAGCCTGGTGAATTTACGAAACGCGCATTTTTAAATGGACGTATTGATTTATCACAGGCTGAAGCGGTTATGGATTTAATTAGGGCTAAGACAGATCGAGCAATGAATGTTGCTTTAGGACAAATGGATGGAAAGTTATCGCGACTTATTGGTGACTTGCGCCAAGCTTTACTACAGACATTAGCGCAAGTAGAGGTTAATATAGATTATCCAGAGTATGATGATGTAGAAGAAATGACAGTACCTGTCCTAGTTGAAAAATGTACATGGGTACGAGATGAAATTCGTAAACTTCTACAAACATCTTCTCAAGGAAAAATATTACGCGAGGGTCTTTCAACAGTTATTTTAGGTCGCCCAAATGTAGGGAAATCTTCTTTGCTCAATAGCTTAGTACAAGAAAATAAGGCCATAGTGACAGATATTGCCGGTACTACTCGTGATATTATAGAAGAGTACGTGAATGTACGTGGAGTTCCACTTCGTTTAGTGGATACAGCAGGTATTCGAGAAACGGAAGATATTGTGGAACGAATTGGTGTAGAACGTTCAAGAGAGGCACTGCGTGGAGCAGATTTAATTTTATTTGTTGTAAACTATGCAGATGAATTAACGGCTGAAGATGAGCGTCTATTCGAAACAATTGAAGCGATGGATTACATCGTTATTGTCAATAAAACAGATTTACCGCAAAAAATTGATTTAGCTCGTGTCAAAGAGTTGGCTGGTGAGCATCGCATTGTCACAACCTCTCTGTTACAGGAGGAAGGCATTGCAGAGCTAGAGGAAGCCATTGCTGCGCTATTTTTTGAGGGACAAATCGAAGCGGGCGATTTAACATATGTTTCAAATGCTAGACATATTGCACTATTGCACCAAGCCCAAGCAACGGTTGAGGATGCAATAGCGGCTGCACAAGCTGGCGTACCAGTTGATATGGTACAAATTGATGTAACAAGAACATGGGAAATACTTGGCGAAATTATTGGCGACACTGTACAAGAAAGTCTTATTAACCAACTATTTTCACAGTTCTGTTTAGGAAAATAA